The proteins below come from a single Corylus avellana chromosome ca3, CavTom2PMs-1.0 genomic window:
- the LOC132175441 gene encoding cytochrome P450 71D11-like, with amino-acid sequence MELEALSFPILFSFLIFMLMVLKIGKRFKTHDSLSLPPGPWKLPIFGNMHNFASGLPPHRALRELAKKHGPLMMLRLGEVSTLVVTSAEYAKEVMKTHDAIFAYRPSVLSSEILSYDSTNIGFAPLGNYWRQLRKICVLELLSPKRVESYKSLREDELSNLIKLIGSKAGSTVNLSRVVFSTVYGITSRAAFGNKCGEQERFIEIMKEVIKLFAGFNIADFFPSIKVLHVISGVRPRLETMHKVVDSIMQKIINDHMAKAASAKAGEAAAAADQEDLVDVLLKFHEQAGDSEFSLTFNNIKAVMLDIFAAGSETSAITIIWAMSQMMKNPEVMKKAQAEVREVFNAKGLIDETAVNEMKYLKLLVKETLRLHPPSALLLPRESSERCELNGYEIPAKTKVIVNAWAISRDPKYWTDPESFKPERFIDSSHDFKGTNFEYLPFGAGRRVCPGTNFGLANVEYAIALLLYHFDWKLPNGMKPEDLDMTDIAGATVGRKEDLQLIPIAYTP; translated from the exons aTGGAACTCGAAGCCTTATCTTTCCCAATCCTTTTCTCCTTCTTGATTTTCATGTTAATGGTGCTGAAAATAGGGAAGAGATTCAAAACCCACGATTCTTTAAGCCTTCCCCCAGGGCCATGGAAGCTTCCCATCTTTGGAAACATGCACAACTTTGCCTCAGGCCTCCCACCCCATCGTGCGTTGAGGGAGTTGGCAAAGAAGCATGGACCTTTGATGATGCTTCGCCTAGGAGAAGTTTCCACTCTTGTGGTTACTTCTGCAGAGTACGCAAAAGAGGTGATGAAAACCCATGATGCAATCTTTGCATATAGACCAAGTGTTCTTTCCTCAGAGATCTTGTCTTATGATTCTACCAACATTGGCTTTGCACCCTTGGGGAATTACTGGAGACAGCTACGAAAAATATGTGTTCTTGAGCTTTTGAGTCCAAAACGAGTTGAATCTTACAAATCACTCAGAGAAGATGAGCTGTCAAATTTAATAAAGTTGATTGGTTCAAAAGCTGGATCTACTGTCAATCTTTCCAGAGTAGTGTTTTCAACAGTTTATGGGATTACTTCAAGGGCGGCTTTTGGTAATAAGTGTGGAGAACAAGAGAGATTCATAGAGATTATGAAGGAAGTTATCAAGCTTTTTGCAGGTTTCAATATTGCAGATTTCTTTCCTTCCATTAAAGTTCTTCATGTGATCAGTGGGGTGAGGCCTAGACTTGAGACGATGCACAAGGTGGTTGATAGCATAATGCAAAAAATCATCAATGACCATATGGCAAAGGCAGCATCAGCAAAAGCAGGGGAGGCTGCTGCAGCAGCAGATCAGGAAGATTTGGTTGATGTTCTCCTCAAATTTCATGAGCAGGCCGGTGACTCTGAATTTTCCTTGACTTTTAACAACATCAAGGCTGTAATGCTG GACATTTTTGCTGCTGGGAGTGAGACATCCGCCATAACCATAATCTGGGCGATGTCACAAATGATGAAAAATCCAGAAGTGATGAAGAAGGCACAAGCTGAGGTGAGGGAAGTCTTCAATGCAAAAGGGTTGATTGATGAAACAGCAGTTAATGAGATGAAATATTTGAAGTTACTTGTTAAGGAGACCCTGCGACTTCACCCACCTTCTGCTCTTTTACTCCCTAGAGAATCTAGTGAGAGGTGTGAACTTAATGGGTATGAAATTCCCGCAAAAACAAAGGTTATTGTTAATGCTTGGGCAATTTCAAGAGACCCCAAATATTGGACTGACCCTGAGAGTTTCAAGCCAGAGAGATTCATTGATAGCTCTCATGATTTTAAGGGGACTAATTTCGAATATCTTCCTTTTGGAGCTGGAAGGAGGGTATGCCCTGGCACCAATTTTGGCCTTGCCAATGTTGAGTATGCAATTGCTCTGCTTTTGTACCATTTTGATTGGAAACTTCCCAATGGAATGAAGCCTGAAGATTTGGACATGACTGATATTGCTGGCGCCACAGTTGGAAGAAAGGAGGATCTGCAGTTGATTCCAATTGCTTATACTCCCTAG
- the LOC132175413 gene encoding cytochrome P450 71D11-like → MELEALSFPILFSFLIFMLMVLKIGKGFKAHDSLSLPPGPWKLPIFGNMHNFASGLPPHRALRELAKKHGPLMMLRLGEVSTLVVTSAEYAKEVMKTHDAIFANRPTVLSSEILSYDSTNIGSAPLGNYWRQLRKICVLELLSPKRVESYKSLREEELSNLIKLIGSKAGSTVNLSSVVFSIVYGITSRAAFGKKCEEQERFIEIVKELIEFAAGFNIADFFPSIKVLHVISGVRPRLETMHKDADSIMQKIINDHMAKAASAKAGEAAAAADQEDLVDVLLKFHEQAGDTEFSLTFNNIKAVILDIFAAGSETSAITIIWAMSEMMKNPEVMEKAQAEVREVFNAKGVIDETAVYEMKYLKLVVKETLRLGPPSNLLIPRESSERCELKGYEIPAKTKVIVNAWAISRDPKYWTDPESFKPERFIDSSHDFKGTNFEYLPFGAGRRVCPGTNFGLAIVEYAIALLLYHFDWKLPNGMKPEDLDMTNIAGATVGRKEDLQLIPIAYTP, encoded by the exons ATGGAACTCGAAGCCTTATCCTTCCCAATCCTTTTCTCCTTCTTGATTTTCATGTTAATGGTGCTGAAAATAGGGAAGGGATTCAAAGCCCACGATTCTTTAAGCCTTCCCCCAGGGCCATGGAAGCTTCCCATCTTTGGAAACATGCACAACTTTGCCTCAGGCCTCCCACCCCATCGTGCGTTGAGGGAGTTGGCAAAGAAGCATGGACCTTTGATGATGCTTCGCCTAGGAGAAGTTTCCACTCTTGTTGTTACTTCTGCAGAGTATGCAAAAGAAGTGATGAAAACCCATGATGCAATCTTTGCAAATAGACCAACTGTTCTTTCCTCAGAGATCTTGTCTTATGATTCTACCAACATTGGCTCTGCACCCTTGGGGAATTACTGGAGACAGCTAAGAAAAATCTGTGTTCTTGAGCTTTTGAGTCCAAAACGAGTTGAATCTTACAAATCACTCAGAGAAGAAGAGCTGTCAAATCTCATAAAGTTGATTGGTTCAAAAGCTGGATCTACTGTCAATCTTTCCAGCGTAGTGTTTTCAATAGTTTATGGGATTACTTCAAGGGCGGCTTTTGGTAAGAAGTGTGAAGAACAAGAGAGATTCATAGAGATTGTGAAGGAACTTATCGAGTTTGCTGCAGGTTTCAATATTGCAGATTTCTTTCCTTCTATTAAAGTTCTTCATGTGATCAGTGGGGTGAGGCCTAGACTTGAGACGATGCACAAGGACGCTGATAGCATAATGCAAAAAATCATCAATGACCATATGGCGAAGGCAGCATCAGCAAAAGCAGGGGAGGCTGCTGCAGCAGCAGATCAAGAAGATTTGGTTGATGTTCTCCTCAAATTTCATGAGCAGGCCGGTGACACTGAATTTTCGTTGACTTTTAACAACATCAAGGCTGTAATCCTG GACATTTTTGCTGCTGGGAGTGAGACATCAGCCATAACCATAATCTGGGCGATGTCAGAAATGATGAAAAATCCAGAAGTGATGGAGAAGGCACAAGCTGAGGTGAGGGAAGTCTTCAACGCAAAAGGGGTGATTGATGAAACAGCAGTTTATGAGATGAAATATTTGAAGTTAGTTGTTAAGGAGACCCTGCGACTTGGCCCTCCTTCTAATCTTTTAATCCCTAGAGAATCTAGTGAGAGGTGTGAACTTAAAGGGTATGAAATTCCTGCAAAAACAAAGGTTATTGTTAATGCTTGGGCAATTTCAAGAGACCCCAAATATTGGACTGACCCTGAGAGTTTCAAGCCAGAGAGATTCATTGATAGCTCTCATGATTTCAAGGGGACTAATTTCGAATATCTTCCTTTTGGAGCTGGAAGGAGGGTATGCCCTGGCACCAATTTTGGCCTTGCCATTGTTGAGTATGCAATTGCTCTGCTTTTGTACCATTTTGATTGGAAACTTCCCAATGGAATGAAGCCTGAAGATTTGGACATGACTAATATTGCTGGCGCCACAGTCGGAAGAAAGGAGGATCTGCAGTTGATTCCAATTGCTTATACTCCCTAG